One part of the Desulfovibrio aminophilus DSM 12254 genome encodes these proteins:
- a CDS encoding bacterioferritin, translated as MAKTNRENQKAKVIEVLNKARAMELHAISQYMIQHYNLDDMDYGELAANMKRIAIDEMRHAEQFAERIKELGGEPVAQNPAKVVKGQDVRKIYPFDSGLEDETIADYNAFLEVCRANGDNISVKLFEAIIDEEQAHYNYFDNTAGHIKNLGDVFLSKIAGTSASTGPSTKGFIANQGGGAGV; from the coding sequence ATGGCCAAGACGAACCGGGAGAATCAGAAGGCCAAGGTCATCGAGGTGCTGAACAAGGCCCGCGCCATGGAGCTGCACGCCATCAGCCAGTACATGATCCAACACTACAACCTGGACGACATGGACTACGGCGAACTGGCGGCCAACATGAAACGCATCGCCATCGACGAGATGCGCCACGCGGAGCAGTTCGCCGAGCGCATCAAGGAGCTGGGCGGTGAGCCCGTGGCTCAGAACCCGGCCAAAGTGGTCAAGGGCCAGGACGTGCGCAAGATCTACCCCTTCGACTCCGGCCTGGAGGACGAGACCATCGCCGACTACAACGCCTTCCTGGAGGTCTGCCGGGCCAATGGCGACAACATCAGCGTGAAGCTCTTCGAGGCCATCATCGACGAGGAGCAGGCCCACTACAACTACTTCGACAACACAGCCGGGCACATCAAGAACCTGGGAGACGTGTTCCTCTCCAAGATCGCCGGAACCTCCGCCTCCACCGGCCCATCCACCAAGGGCTTCATCGCCAACCAGGGCGGCGGAGCCGGCGTCTGA